tctctctctctttctctctttctctctctcacacacacacacacacatacacgcttACATGTTTCTGCCATCGTGAATGAATTCTAGGTCACGTTTATGATGTTAACCAGATATTCCAACCACTATGTGTTGATAtgactctaaaaagaaaaagatttctgaAAGCATTTTGCGAGGCATTTATAGAAGTaagagatattttcattttatcaccgcaacctccattaaaaattggagactattattcctGGAGACTTCAGAATTTTCTTTGGAAACATCTCCCAATTCAAAAGGAAGTCTGACACAGCCTCATAAAAATCTATGTCGTAATAGGTGCTGTGTCACTGAAAACCACTGAAAAGACAGGGTTAAGAACACAAAGTGAGCTGCACACCATATATGGAGAAACCCGTTTCTTAAAACTAGTGATGAACTCATGCTCTGTTCTGTTTTCTCAAAGCTGAAGTCGGCTAGGTTTGCAAAGCTGTGGGCTGAGCACTCAGGCAATCACACTCTCAGAAACTGCGGCGGCTCTggactgcagcctcccaaagctccaTGCCAGACAAAGCATGCGTGTCACACTTGCTACAATAGCCTGGATGGTTTCTTTTGTCTCCAATTATTCACACACAGCAAATATTTTGCCAGATATCGAAAATGAAGATTTCATCAAAGACTGCGTTCGAATCCATAACAAGTTCCGATCAGAGGTGAAACCAACAGCCAGTGATATGCTATACATGGTAAGGAAAATATCATTAATTGTGGCGTCAGTCAGTCAGAAACAACTAATGTGTACTGACTTTGGTGTTAATACCTTCATAAtactgaatgatttttttttccattgtgatTAATGTATGCAGTAAATTCACAGTCTGTGATCAAAACACATCCAGTTTAGCTCTGTCTACCCAACTGTTGTTATAAGCAAGTGCCACAGCACATTTTACTTCTCTTTGGACACTTCCTGTTTTCTGGTTTTCAGTGGATTTTActtctctttttgttattttcctcCCTGTCAATTTTTgtgatttggttttcttttgttttgttttttttttttttttttgcctctgaatttactttttttgttgctgACAAAGTACTGAGTTGCTCAGGTAGGCAGAATGGCATCTGGGGAAAGGATGGGATTTTGATTCAGTAAGGCTTGGGATTGGATTTCAGATCTGTGGCTTTAAGCTGGTTTTTAACCTTTCCGAACTTCTTAGGATATGGGCTGTTGTGGTTATGGAATAATGTTGTGAAACACGGCACACACTATTTTGCCCATAATTAGCCTTCAGTGAAATGTCAGTTTTCCTCACTTAGATTCTAAATTCCATGATACTAAATTGTCACGTTTCCTACCAGCCCTACTCGGTGCTTGAAGACCATATTTATAGAGGACTCATATGCAGTGGTATCTTCTCTCCTTATCTCACCTCGTTTTCCATTCAAATTCCCACTGTACTCACCCCAGTTACACTTTAGATGAACCCCCTAttgtttaatgtttatttttgcagACTTGGGACCCAGCACTAGCCCAAATTGCAAAAGCATGGGCCAGCAATTGCCAGTTTTCACATAATACACGGCTGAAGCCACCCCACAAGCTGCACCCAAACTTCACTTCACTGGGAGAGAACATCTGGACTGGGTCTGTGCCCATCTTTTCTGTGTCTTCCGCCATCACAAACTGGTATGACGAAATCCAGGACTATGACTTCAAGACTCGGATATGCAAAAAAGTCTGTGGCCACTACACTCAGGTAAGGATCTGCCCTATATTATCTTGAAACTGTCTTTTCAAGTGTGAGGAGAAAAATTGTACTATGAGGTTAAGAAAATGTATAGTATGCTAGTATTCCTGTAAATATAAGGGAGTTAAATAGAACAGCCTCCAATAACAGAAAATAGTGCTTGAAAAGTTTAGTTGTGTGAACTAAACACATAATGGGTAATATGTGAGGCCCACCAACTTGGACAGGCTTTGAACAATTCCTGTAACAGCTATTCTCCCATAGGACTTTATTCCATTTGTGAGAAATCAAAGAACCTTATGAGTGAAAGGATTTTCAGGTTCCAGCTGGCATgagttt
The Gorilla gorilla gorilla isolate KB3781 chromosome 10, NHGRI_mGorGor1-v2.1_pri, whole genome shotgun sequence genome window above contains:
- the GLIPR1 gene encoding glioma pathogenesis-related protein 1, which produces MRVTLATIAWMVSFVSNYSHTANILPDIENEDFIKDCVRIHNKFRSEVKPTASDMLYMTWDPALAQIAKAWASNCQFSHNTRLKPPHKLHPNFTSLGENIWTGSVPIFSVSSAITNWYDEIQDYDFKTRICKKVCGHYTQVVWADSYKVGCAVQFCPKVSGFDALSNGAHFICNYGPGGNYPTWPYKRGATCSACPNNDKCLDNLCVNRQRDQVKRYYSVVYPGWPIYPRNRYTSLFLIVNSVILILSVIITVLVQHKYPNLVLLD